The genomic region CAAAATATCCCGGAAAAGGCCTGCTCGACGATACTGTACCTGGAACTGGCAGTACCCGTCTTCTCCTTTGGCGGTGCCCTGCTTGCCCTGTTCTTCTCCGGCATGGGAAGTACTCTCGATGTCCGGTATTTTGCCACCGGTTGTGTCATCAGCTCCTTTGTTCTTGCCTATCTTGCATGGATACGGCCCCGAAAAGACATCGTTGCACTCTCGACTCCGATCTATGCAGTGATCTTCTTTGTCGCACCTTCGGATATGGCGGTCAATATCGTTCTTGAACTGCTCTATGCGGTGAGCCTTACGATCCTGCTCGTGCGGCTCAAGTACCGATTTGGCACAGCTCCGGTGTCCGGTGTTGCTGCGGGAGGAAAAACCCTTGAAGAACCCCTGAAGGGATATTGTGCTGCTCTTTTTGGGAAATTCCCTGACGTAAGCCCTGCTGTGTCCCATCTTGCTGCTGTCGGATTCATTCGGTTTGCCCAGGGAGATTACCGGGATGTGGTCGATATGGCAGACGCTGCCGGGGCAGGTGGTACAGATGCAGATACCCCGCCGGCTCTTGTGACCGCGTTTGCTATCATCCGAGAACAGGCCCTCCTGCTCGACGAGTCTTTGGATCAGCCGGAGCAGTTTGCGGAATTTTCTGCAGCCGACGCCGGTTTCCTTGCAAAGCCTATTCCTCCTGAAGAAAAAATCCGTGAACGGTATGAGGTGTCCCTGGAGAATGCACTTCTCCTCCTTTATGCGGTTGCCTGGAATGCTTCCGATCGGGATCACCCGCTCCTCCTGACCGGTCAGAGTTTTGCCCTGAAACTCTGTATCCCGTAATACATTCTTTTTATCCTCCGGACCGGGAATTACCGCCCGCTGAACCGGCCGTAATTCCCGCAATGTTACCTTTCAATTCCTGATCATATGCCGCCTATACCCGCATTTTTCGGTAGGGCATCTTGTGTGGTGATGAGCCGGATTGTAAAAGTGCCTGTTGGATCTAATGAGGAGTTGTCAATAATGGTGCGATACCGACTCCCGGGAAATCCCGCGTGGATTTTTTAAAAACAGAGCAAACCGTATCCGGTTGAATCAACCGGTGTTAACGGGTTGTTACAAAGCTGAATCCGGAACTACCCGGTTATCGAAGCAGGTACTATCCGTGTGGCAGTATATTTCCTACGGTAGAAAGGTATGGGGGTTGTCCTGGTCATGGTGATACGATTCAGAGGTGTGTATACCAACATGGACTGTGCAGGATTTACCCCACGCTGTATTGACTGGTACGCTGTGCACTAGTGCACAAACACTATGCACAATACATATTATTTCACACCCCTAATTAAGCATTGGCATCAATATTGAGTACAAATAATCGTGTGCAGTGTGTTTGTAATGCAAAATATCCCCATGGTGACAACTCAATGGCTGGAAATGCGGGTGAAGAAGAGACAATACGGATTTTAAGGTTTCTGAAGGAGAACCCCCTGGGCATGAGTATCAAGGAGATCTCGGCTGCGGTCTCCATGAGCCGGAATTCTGTTGCAAAGTACCTCGATGTGCTCACGGTCTCGGGCCAGCTCGAACTCCGGGTTGTGGGGAATGCGAAACTCTATTCGCTCTCCCGCAGGGTTCCGGTTGGAAGCATCATCCACCAGGCGCAGGAACTCATCATAGTCCTCGACAATGACCTGCGGGTTGTCCAGGCAAGCGACTCGTTCTGCCGGTTCGCCCGGCAGCTCCCGATAAAAGTCCAGGGCTCCCGCTTAAGCTCGCTCCCGTTCCCGCTCCTTTCTCCCGATGAAGAACGTGACCTTCAGGTTCTCCTCCACGGAGGTCCATCCTTAAGAAAAGAGATCCGGGCAGTCCGCGATGGAAATGAAGTTTTCTTCTCCGGCAAATTTATTCCCGCCCTGCTCGAGAACGGCGTAGCCGGCGTAACTCTTATCCTCGAAGACATCACCGAACGCCGGCAGGCCGAGCGTGCGACAAAAGAGCGTGACCGGCTCCTCAGGACGATCTTCCATATCCCGGCGGCTCCCCAGTTTTACCTTGATCGCAACCAGAAAGTCGTGTACTGGGACCGGGCCCTTGAGATCATGACCGGCATCAAGTCCGAAGAGATTGTAGGGACCCGCGACCACTGGAAAGCCTTTTACGCGATTGAAAGGCCCTGCCTTGCCGATCTGGTCATTGAGGGGAACCGGGAGAAGATTGTCAGATTCTTCCCGGAGATCCAGGCCGGGATCCCCGATGCCGAAGGCAGGTACGAGTATACCGGTTTCTTTGAGAGTCTGGGCAGTGCAGGAAAATGGCTGCACATAACCGCCATGCCCGTCCGGGACCCCGCGGGGAACCTGACCGGCGCCATGGAGACGGTCGAGGATGTCACGGAGAAGAAAGAGCGCGAGTTTGTCATCCAGCAGGGATGAACCTCATCGCATGAGGCAATTTTTTTAAAACATCCCGGTATATTTTTCCGATCCGCTGTTGAACATTTCCCTTCAGAGGACCGGCCGGATTCAGAGCCTGCCCCCCCTGCATTTGCCGCTTGTTGTGATGATATTCACGGTGCTTTTTGGTATTTTTGATTCCAGGGAGAGTTGCATGCAGTCGATGAGCTCCTGCACCTCGCACATCGGCAGATCCCCTCTGAATTCAAGGAAGATATCAACATGTACGCTTCCCCCGCTCCGCCTCGATTTCACCCCGTGGAGCTGCTCGTAGTTGTGAAAATGGTCTGCCAGTTCCTTCACCACCACGAGCTGGAGTTCTTCCTCAAGAGTCCGGTCAAGCAGATCCGGGAGCGATGATACGATCAGCCGGATGCCGGAGAAGAGAAGGAGCCCTATGACAAAGAATGAGGCAACCGGATCGATATACACGGCCCACGGCAGACCTGCGCAAAGTATCGCGAGGACCAGAGTTGCGAGCACTACGATATTTGCAACGGCCTTTAAGCGGAAGAGGCGCCACTGGGAATCCATAAGGGGGGAGGCTTCCCGCATGGCAATCCGGTAACTGCGAATCGAGAGGAAACTGTCGACTGCCGCCATGATGATGACAATGACAATGCCCGCCTGGACTCCCCCGCTGCCGAGTGGTGCCGGAACAAGGATCCGGTAGGAGGCGGCAAAGATCAGGATGACAAAGGATATGAGCATGACGCTGCCGGTGATGATCCGGGCAATGTTCTCGTATTTTCCCATCCCGTAATCATAGATGCCGGGATCGCCCCGCGCAATCTTCCGTGCGATCATCCATGAGACGAGGACACCGACAGCCTCGTTTATGGTCTTGAGGGCCGATGCATAGAGAGTCACCGAACCGGAGAGGACCGCTGCGGCGAGCTTGGGTATGGCGGGAGCACTTGCTGCAAGAAGGTTAATGAACAGGGCTGATTCGCGTTCCTTTTCTGCAGCATGGAGGGAGTCTTCCCTGCCTTCCAGCGCCGGCCGGTTCATGTTCATGGTTCTGTCTAGTATTGGATGCAGCAGCTGAAAAAACCCGGTTACAATGCAGGCCCATTCATAGTCGCTCCTGTCGTGTCCGCAGAAATTTTTGCAGGACCGCAGAGCCAGGACTCTTTCTGAAATTACAAAAACCGGGCCGGATCTGTATGGGAGAAAAAAAGGTACGGGGGGCTATGCCTCGACTTTTTTCCGGCTGAGTTCTGCCTGGGCCTGGGAGTGCGAACCGGGCTTTCGGCGCATGGGGCAGACATCGATTCCCTTGAGATTGCCCATGGCAAACCCGAACCGGTCCCGGATTGTTTTGGGGAGGTCTTCCTCAGGAATCGCATAGAAACCGAAACTGCCATAGAAGTCCATGAGCTCGAGTTTGGAATGCATGAAAAGGGTCTCGTTCCTGCCGCACTCCTCGATCAAAAGGGACATGACCGAGCGGGCAAAACCCCTGAGCCGGTACTCGTCGAGCACGTACACGGCGTCCACCTCCAGGCCGTCCTCGTGCCTGGCGCAGCGGGCAACGCCGATGATCCGTGTTCCGACAAAGACCGCAAAGAGCCGGTCGTGCTCCCGGTCGGCTTTCTGCTGATGGTAGTGGATCCAGAGTTCTTTCTCGGCCCGGACCATCTCGGCCGGCGTCAGTTCCCGGACTTCGACCGCCTCGTAGATCCGGGCCGATGGCATTGCCTTGCTTTCCGAGAAGATGGCTTTTCCGATCCTGCCGATAAAACCGGGCCGGAACGTGACAAAGCCGCCGCTCTCCTCGCCGGCCAGGGCGTAGAGGGTGAGAAGCGTCTTGTCCTCGTTATATTCATCCACTTCAGCAGGTGCGGAGATGGTTGGCATGATATGTCCGGATTTTTTTATTGCTGTCAGAGAAGAACCGGTTGTTTCCCCATCGAGATTATTGCGGGAAACTGCCGATCCAATATTCTATAGCCGTTATCGTTCTCCCCATATAAATGATGGTGATGACTCCGGTCTCCAGCCTTATGTCACGTGCCTTCCGGTGGAGTGTCTGCGGCTGGTTATTTCCCCGGGCCGCCTGCACCCGGTTACCCCAGCGGATCCATAACGAAAGGTTCTTTCATGCCTCTTTCCAGTATCAGTATACGTAATTGCCGGCCGGTTGCCGGGTTATGTGCACTGTCAGAGGTGTGTAGCATTGATTGATAAGCTCTTATTAGGGAACCTGAGGTTTCGGGAGACCGATTTTACCCCGAACATTGATTACTACAAAGAACTGGCAGGAAGCCAGCACCCGACCACGCTCTGGATAGCTTGTTCTGATTCCCGGCTCCAGTCCGGGCACATCACTCAGGCAAGGGCCGGCGAACTCTTCATCCAGCGCAATATCGGCAACATCGTCCCTGTCCATGACTGGAACTTCGCAACCGTTCTTGAATATGCGGTCGTGCACCTGAAAGTACAGGACATTGTCATCTGCGGCCATTCGAACTGTGGGGCGATACGAGCGCTCGACAAGGAGAGCACGGACTCGTACATCCCGCTCTGGCTCAACAATGCCCGCGAGGCCAAGACCCGGGTGGATGCAAAGATCAGCCCCCCTGAGACCGTACTTGGGAAGGAGGAGCGGTACAAACTGATCGAGCAGGAGAATGTGCGGCTGCAGATCGAGCATCTGCACACCTATCCGCTCCTGAAGAAAGCCGTTGATGAGAAGAGAGTGGAAGTTCACGGGCTCTATTACGATCTCGGTACCGGGATACTGGCCCGGGTTACCTGATCCTTTTTTGATTATCCGATGCCGGTTTATTCCGTGATCGTTTCTGCCGTATCGACCGCCTGGCCGGAACTGCCGGAATAGCGTAAAGAAAAAAGGGATTATGCAGATTCTGCACTCTCGTAGATCATGCAGAGGTAGCGGGCTTCCCAGATGGTGATGAACGGGAGCACGATGAAGAGAATGATTGTCCCGACAACGGGGATGAGCGAGCAGATGAGCTCAATGATGCAGATGATGATCCCCATGATGATCAGGGCAATGATATAGTTGATCCACCCGATCTTGCCAATGGTTGCCGTAATCGCGCCAAAGTTGAAGGCCTCTCCCATGCTGCCCGTGCGGGCAAAGCGGATGATACCGATCGAGGAGATGATCCCGATGATGATGGCAAGGATGATGAAGACGAGCAGGCCCAGCATGAATGTGCCAAGAGCTCCTATCACGATCTGATTGACCGCTGCCGTGTCGGCCCCGGCTGCAATAACTTCCATGATAACCGGGACAAGCGTCAGGAACGCGACGATGAATAAGGGGATCGCGTAAATGATGCAGATGACCAGATACTTTATACCGTCAATGAAGAGCGTCACCCAGTTCTCGACCTCGGGTGCGGGTTTTTCACCGCGGTAGATCCGCAGGGTGTAGCCCATGAGGGGAAGCGTCAGGAGGATCGTTGCTATCAGGAGCAGGATCCATTTCACCCATTTTCCAACAAGACCTTCCTTTGCATAGCCAAAGGATTCACCAACTAATTTTCCAAAATCCATATCAGTCACCTTCCTTTTATGATGATTGACGTTTTGGTGTTCCGCTATAAAAAACACTTGATTTGAAGCAGAATTTTGTGAAAATCAGTGGGTAAACCCGTTTGCCGGGCGAGCGGGCCGGCATCTGCCAGGAAAGCCCGCGTGTTTTTTGTATTTCCCGAAACCGCTGTTTTCTTCTGTCGGCTTTGTGCCCTGTATCTTCCGAAGGGAATACCTGCCGCGTTAAGGATCCGACACCACGTCATACGAATAGGAATACTGGCAGTCGATGTTGCTGAATTCGGCAATGACTGCCTGATCGATCTTCTTCTCCCCGGGTGACAGGGAGGGGATCTCGATGGTCCTGGTTGCGGGGTGGCAGTACGTCAGGAGCGGAGTTATGTCGATCCGGACCCTGATATTGGTGTAGGTACGGTTCGACGGGTTGGTTATCCGGAACTGCGGGGTGTACATATCGACCGAACCCACATTTGCCGTTTCGGGAGTACCGATATCAGAACTCGTCACCGTGATGTCCGAATTATGCGGCTGGGAGATACACCCGGCACTCATTGCAGCGATCATCAGAATAACGAGAAGCAGCAGCCCGGACGTTTTCATGGGATCACGACAGTCTGAAAAAGAGTATTTCTCTGATTTTATTTGTTCCTACCCGGGCCTGCCGGCACAGATACCGGATTGTACATCGGTGTCCCTCAGGGCTGCAGGCTTGCGGATTTCCTGCCTGCGTTCTGTCTCCTGCCTACAGTGCACCGGGTTTCCGGGCAATCCAGATCTCCCGGATGACGAGGTAGATCACATCCGTGAGAAGGCCGAACATCGGGATGATTGCAAGAATGACCCAGACCGGCCCGAGCATCTTCTGTTCTTTTGCATCCCGGAGGATGAGCCAGGCGACGAGCAGCTGGATTACCCAGATGCCGAACATCATAACCGGCGATGCTCCGGAGTATGAAGAATACATGTAGGGTTGCATAAGAGCGTATCCGGTACGGGAGATGATATGTTTTTTCTGCCGGATGGCCCGCCATGATCCAACATGAGCCGGTTTTGGGAAGAACGCGGGTTAAAAGCCGGGATCTACCGGTCTGCTGCGGCAGGAGCCTGCCGTATCCAGGCTCGGAGGCGCATGCCGTTGATGCACAGGGTGATCCCGAGAAGAACCGTGATTGTACCGAGAATTTCCACCAGCAGTACCAGGATGCCTGCAGGGCAGATATGAATGAGGAGGGTTAAGACAAGCGAGATGATGCCGATCGCCATGCGGCTGTAAAACCCTTCCGGCACTGCGCTTTTTCCTTTCGCCACCCGAAAGAGCAGCATGGCGGCGCTTGCGACCATCCAGACCGTGAGGACGCCAAGGATGCCCGTGACCCAGTACTT from uncultured Methanoregula sp. harbors:
- a CDS encoding DUF4013 domain-containing protein; protein product: MDFGKLVGESFGYAKEGLVGKWVKWILLLIATILLTLPLMGYTLRIYRGEKPAPEVENWVTLFIDGIKYLVICIIYAIPLFIVAFLTLVPVIMEVIAAGADTAAVNQIVIGALGTFMLGLLVFIILAIIIGIISSIGIIRFARTGSMGEAFNFGAITATIGKIGWINYIIALIIMGIIICIIELICSLIPVVGTIILFIVLPFITIWEARYLCMIYESAESA
- a CDS encoding carbonic anhydrase, with the protein product MIDKLLLGNLRFRETDFTPNIDYYKELAGSQHPTTLWIACSDSRLQSGHITQARAGELFIQRNIGNIVPVHDWNFATVLEYAVVHLKVQDIVICGHSNCGAIRALDKESTDSYIPLWLNNAREAKTRVDAKISPPETVLGKEERYKLIEQENVRLQIEHLHTYPLLKKAVDEKRVEVHGLYYDLGTGILARVT
- a CDS encoding cation transporter produces the protein MNMNRPALEGREDSLHAAEKERESALFINLLAASAPAIPKLAAAVLSGSVTLYASALKTINEAVGVLVSWMIARKIARGDPGIYDYGMGKYENIARIITGSVMLISFVILIFAASYRILVPAPLGSGGVQAGIVIVIIMAAVDSFLSIRSYRIAMREASPLMDSQWRLFRLKAVANIVVLATLVLAILCAGLPWAVYIDPVASFFVIGLLLFSGIRLIVSSLPDLLDRTLEEELQLVVVKELADHFHNYEQLHGVKSRRSGGSVHVDIFLEFRGDLPMCEVQELIDCMQLSLESKIPKSTVNIITTSGKCRGGRL
- a CDS encoding GNAT family N-acetyltransferase, with protein sequence MPTISAPAEVDEYNEDKTLLTLYALAGEESGGFVTFRPGFIGRIGKAIFSESKAMPSARIYEAVEVRELTPAEMVRAEKELWIHYHQQKADREHDRLFAVFVGTRIIGVARCARHEDGLEVDAVYVLDEYRLRGFARSVMSLLIEECGRNETLFMHSKLELMDFYGSFGFYAIPEEDLPKTIRDRFGFAMGNLKGIDVCPMRRKPGSHSQAQAELSRKKVEA
- a CDS encoding PAS domain S-box protein — protein: MAGNAGEEETIRILRFLKENPLGMSIKEISAAVSMSRNSVAKYLDVLTVSGQLELRVVGNAKLYSLSRRVPVGSIIHQAQELIIVLDNDLRVVQASDSFCRFARQLPIKVQGSRLSSLPFPLLSPDEERDLQVLLHGGPSLRKEIRAVRDGNEVFFSGKFIPALLENGVAGVTLILEDITERRQAERATKERDRLLRTIFHIPAAPQFYLDRNQKVVYWDRALEIMTGIKSEEIVGTRDHWKAFYAIERPCLADLVIEGNREKIVRFFPEIQAGIPDAEGRYEYTGFFESLGSAGKWLHITAMPVRDPAGNLTGAMETVEDVTEKKEREFVIQQG